The Vigna unguiculata cultivar IT97K-499-35 chromosome 1, ASM411807v1, whole genome shotgun sequence nucleotide sequence tgtttgtattatttttcttttcagctcacccttgcttgtttgtgtgtttgtgtttggcgatgatcacgtgacttgttacgtgggagcagacGTGAATTCAGGTGATCATGCTGATGCTTAGCAACAGAGCGGGGCTACTGATGGGGGATTTTCTTTATGTTATGCTTCCCTACcttttgtaatagacattatgatgttttatccattatgaacttgtaataaagatgaGATAGTACGAATGGATTATAGCGAGACTAGTTTGaaatttcccgcgcttgggaatTTATTGTAATGTCTGATtttcttaaagtatattttgtgaaaaatcagttttatttagtaatatccatctggggtgttacatttggtatcagagcatatgatttcaaaatgattttttgggCCTCGGGAAGTGAGCTTATCGCGATTGTGAGATTAGtataaattggttgaattgTAGAGTTGTTGAGATATGTGTTATTGCATGGTGTGTATTTTTAAGGCATTTTTCTAAGATAAATTATAATGGTGTATGATACCCTATGTTCCAGAAACTAGGAAATGGCTGGCGGAAGAGGTAGAAGGATTGGTGCCAATAACTCAGCTGATGAAATTGCCCATGCTATTCACCGATTGGTTGACGCCATGCAGCCACAACAGGTGGTGCTACCACAGCCTGCACCACGACCTGTCAGCATGGATGATTTCATGAGGCACAAACCAGCCAAGTTCAATGGCAAAGCCACTCCTGACGACGCAGATGCGTGGATCAGGGAGTGCGAAAAGATATTACGTGTACTAGGCTGCTCAGATGAACAAAAACTTACCTATGCCACCTTTCTCTTGGTGAGTGATGCAGAATATTGGTGGGTTGGTATGCAGCAGCAGATGGGGACTAGGGAGGAGGAAGTGAACTGGGAGAATTTCAAAAAGAGATTTATGGAAAAATACTTTCCGGACAGTGCTAAGCATGAGAGGGAGGTTGAGTTCTTGACTTTGCAACAGGGCAATATGACCGTGCAGGCTTATGTTAACAGATTTGAGTATCTGGCGAGGTTTTACACCCAGAATATCACCGAGGAATGGCGCTGTCGGAAATTTGAGAGGGGTCTGCGACATGAATTGCTCAGGGTTCTGGTGCCACTCAGGATCAGAGAATTTCCTCTTTTGGTGGAACAAGCAAAAAGTGTAGAACAATTAGAGATGGGGCCTAGCCGTGTGGCCAGACCGCAGAGGAATGTTGCGGAGGCTAGACACCAGAAGAAACCTTATAACCAACCTCAGACATCGCCATCAGGGTTGAAGTGTTTCCAGTGTGGGGGAGCACATTTAAAAAGAGACTGCCCCAGACTTGCTCGTAACGCGGGGAGTAGTGGAGGAGGGCGAAAATgttttgtttgtgatcaacccgGCCACTTTGCAGACAGGTGCCCTAATAAAAAGACGGTCACAGAGTCACGACCACAGTTGCTTTCTACAGAGAGGCCAAGAGCAGCAGGGAGAGTATTTGCGCTGACTAGCGCCGAGGCAAACCGATCAGGTAATCTTATACAAGATACGTGCGTAATGATGGGTCAGAATGTATGGGTACTTTTTGATTCGGGAGCTTCACATTCTTTTATTTCCAATATATGTGTGGGGAGGTTGGGATTAGAGGTTCATGACTTGGGGTGTGAGCTAGTGGTCTCGACACCGACGTCTGGGCAAGTTACAACCAGTACCAGTTGTGATGGATGCTCGATTGAAGTGGCGGGCCGAAGGTTCAAGGTGAACCTCATCTGTTTGCCGTTGGAGGACTTGGATGTGATATTGGGGATGGACTAGCTGTCCAATCACCATGTGGTAATGGATTGTGGGCGGCGCAGATTGATATTCCCAGAAACTGAAGGGGTAAAATTGATCTCATCACAAGAAGCTATGAAAGAACTGAGGGAGGGAGCTACTTGTTACATGATGATAGCTCAGTCAGAGAAAAAGAGTAGTGAAGAACAGATCCGTGACATAACAGTGGTGGCTGATTTTGCGGATGTGTTTCCTGACGAAGTTCCTGGATTACCCCCAagcagggatgtggatttcacgATCGACCTCATCCCTGGGGCAGGTCCAGTGTCTGTTGCCCCTTACAGGATGGCGCCAGCTGAATTAACCGAACTCAAGAAGCAGATAGAAGATCTGTTAGGGAAGAAATTCATCAGGCCAAGCGCATCACCATGGGGAGCCCCAGTACTACTGGTTAAGAAGAAAGACGGGAGTTCCAGACTATGCGTCGACTATCGCCAGTTAAACAAACTTACAATTAAGAACAAGTACCCGTTACCGCGGATAGATGATCTATTGGATCAGCTGCGCGGGGCTGGGGTGTTCTCAAAGATTGACTTGAGATCTGGGTATCATCAGATCTTGGTCAGGCCTGAGGACATACAAAAGACGGCATTCCGGTCTCGTTATGGACATTATGAATATGTTGTGATGCCGTTTGGGGTGACAAATGCTCCAGCTgtattcatggattatatgaatcgGATATTCCGGCAGTGTCTGGATAAGTTTGTTGTCGTGTTTATCGATGACATCCTCATTTACTCCAGAGATCGGGATGAACACGCTGAGCATCTGAGGGTGGTGTTGGAAATACTCAGGGCAAATCAATTATATGGGAAGTTATCAAAATGTGAGTTCTGGCTGAGCGAGGTCCAATTTCTTGGACATGTAATCTCGGCTCATGGTATCGCAGTCGACCCTGCAAAGATAGAAGCTGTGTTGAAATGGGAACGGCCGCAGACGGTGACAGAGGTGAGGAGTTTTCTGGGATTGGCCGGGTACTACCGGCGATTTATAGAAGGGTTCTCCAAAATGGTAAGTCCTTTAACGCAACTCACGCGAAAGGACAAACCTTTCTCATGGACGGACCAATGCGAGGCATGTTTTgaagagatgaagaagagaCTGACCACGGCTCCAGTATTGGCTATTCCCGATACAACTCAAGCATTTGAAGTGTACTGCGATGCGTCATACCAGGGGTTGGGATGTGTGTTAATGCAAGAGAAAAGGGCGGTAGCATATGCTTCTCGACAATTGAAGATCCACGAGAAGAATTATCCCACCCATGATCTGGAACTGGCTGCGGTAGTTTTTGCTCTTAAGACTTGGAGACATTACTTATATGGCTCCCAATTCCGAGTTTTTAGCGATCATAAGAGCTTAAGGTATttatttgatcagaaagaaCTTAATATGAGGCAAAGGAGATGGATGGAGTACCTTAAAGATTACGATTTTGAACTTCTCTACCATCCAGGCAAGGCTAATGTGGTAGCCGATGCCTTGAGCAGGAAACGGGTGCATATGTCTTCACTGATGATGAAAGAATTGGAACTGATAGAGAAATTGCGCGATATGAATTTGGGATTACAATTGGATTCTGATCATATCCGGTGTAGTATGTTAACAGTTACGAACACCTTCCTTGAGGAGATCCGAGAGGGGCAGGTGCATGATGCTGAATTACAACAGATTGTTGGATGGCTGGGTACAGAGAAAGGAAAGGAATTCAAGATGGGGGCTGATGGCATCTTAAGATTTCGAGATCGGGTTTGTGTGCCAGGAAATTGGGGGATAAGAAGGAGAGTTCTGGATGAGGGACATAAGAGCCGCCTCAGTATCCATCCGGGTATGACGAAAATGTACAAGGATCTTAAGGAGTCATTCTGGTGGCCTGGGATGAAAACCGATGTGGCAGATTTTGTGGCAGCCTGTTTAGTGTGTCAGAAGGCTAAAATTGAGCACCAAAGGCCAGGAGGTACCCTAGAACCACTGGAGATACCCCAGTGGAAGTGGGATGGtatctctatggattttgtgactCACCTACCTCGATCTGTAAAGGGGCATGATGCCATTTGGTTAATAGTTGATAGACTCACCAAATGTGCGCACTTTTTACCAATCAATCTGAGGATGTCAATGGATAAACTCGCAGAGTTATACATCCGGGAGATTGTAAGATTACATGGGGTTCCAGCAAGTATAGTGTCAGATCGTGACCCAAGATTCACCTCGCGGTTCTGGCAATGTTTACAGGCAGCGCTGGGAACTCAACTAaggatgagttctgcatatcatcctcaaacgGATGGTCAATCAGAAAGAACGATCCAGTCGCTAGAAGATCTGCTTCGGGCATGTGTATTGGATCATTTGGGTAGTTGGAGTGAAGTACTTCCCTTGGTGGAATTTACTTACAATAACAGTTACCACTCGAGCATTGGAATGGCGCCCTACGAGGCATTATATGGGAGGAGATGTAGAACCCCACTATGTTGGTATAAGGATGGAGAGTCAGTGACCATTGGGCCGGAGTTGTTGCAACGAACGACAGAAAAAGTCAAACTGATTCAGGACAGGATGCGTGCGACTCAGAGTAGACAGAAGTCGTATGCAGATAAAAGGAGGAGGCCGCTAGAATTCCAAGCGGGGGATCATGTGTTCCTACGAGTCACCCCGACTACAGGCATTGGGAGAGCAATCAAATCCAGAAAGTTAACGCCGAAATTCATAGGGCCATATCAGATTAACAAGAGGATTGGACCGGTAGCCTATGAAATTGCGTTGCCACCACATCTAGCCAACTTACATAATGTGTTTCACGTGTCTCAGTTGCGTAAATACATTGCGGATCCCAGCCATGTGTTAGAGACCGATGATGTCCAGTTCAGGGATGATCTGACCCTGGACGTGAGACCGGTAAGCATAGTGGACTCTCAAGTCAAGAAGCTGAGAGGGAAGGAAATCCGGACAGTAAAGGTTCTTTGGGATGAGGCAACACAAGAAACAACGTGGGAAATGGAGGACCTCATGAAGGAATCATATCCACAATTATTTCCTGGTAAGTgaaattttcgaggacgaaaattcttTTGAGTTGGGAGTAATGTGAGATCcaggaaattcataaaaattaataattaataaagtataagaaatgaggggttgagactaccataagagagttctttgataaatcctaaacaagaaacaatgttaacctaagtggtttagagcacttgattatgttgaggggacttgggttcaagtcctgagtatgtcattagtagatttatttaattctgttttattttgcaattataTCGTGAACGTGAAAACATGATTTAGGTTCATACGAATGTGTGAATTAATAGGAATCATATGATAGTTTGttggtgtgcatgtgtttgatgGGTAGGAAGGATATGGGTTCGAATCTCGGCTAGAATGAATATTACccttatgttttactattttgccAGGTGGTTAAATGATCTAGAAACTGTAGAAATTCTCTGGAAATCAAAAAGGTAGCAGTTTAGGTGTAGTAATgactattaaactttaaatttaaattaatttcgtttttataatttttttatttattttgggctgaATTGGTGAGAGGGGGAGGAGTGAGTGAGAAAGCAAAGAGTCATATTGTGTGGCTAGGGAGTTCTGAGAAATTGCAATCCAGAGAGGGAATTAgagtggaggcaaggagggGAGCTTTGGGAAACAAGAAAGAATTCATTTGGAATTGTTGAAGCTAAAacaccaggtaaggggagctaatcttatattatgattttgtttgatTCTTGTTCGTTGGCattgaaaaataattggatGGAGAAGAATTGTGAAAAATCAATGTTCGTGGTGTCTTGAAATTGAGGTTCAAGATCTTGTATTTCATGATGGATTTGATGTGCTGTTTGGGTAATTACTTAGTTGGGTGGGGAATTTTGTTGAGACGGGTTCCAATTTGTGCTATTGAGTTTTGGGTTTCCTTTCCAATTACATATTGctcataataaaagaaaattggtgGGACTGTTAAGcataaataacatatattttgtttatgctGCATTTTTTAGCCAGTTGGAATTTTGATtgaaattataaagataatcaTGGTTAGGTATgatcatgataaaataattatcgaAGATCTTTGAGTTTAATTTTGCATCAGTAggtacaatttctttttttaattattgtattataatctGGAATTAGAAAGAGATTGCAGTAGTAATGGATGGAAATCATAagaatatgtataaatatagaaaaacttGATAGTTTTGAAAATTGGTTTGGTCTTTCCTCACTTTATGCATAATTGGCATTGGGGGATATGGAAATATTTGATTTCATGTATATGTTGCCTGGTGAATTAGTATTGATTTGTGATGTTGGTATCAATGAACGTATAGTATATAATATGAATATTCtataagatattattattatttttaactcacaAGTCTAAGGTAGTATTGTGCCATATTGGTtccttattattatataaagttcATGGATGTTAAAAAGCATGGGTTGAATTCTTATAAAGTGGCAAAAGCATTACGCTGGAAATatctttttagtattttttatttattatgagtTAAAGTTTGGCTAAAAAGGGTTTTCATAGATTTAGTCTTTGTTTTTACTATGATTCATGCATTGGtagttgaattttatataataaaataaatgtgctTATAGGTGGTTGACGTATACAGGGGTGATGATGTAAATTGGGGCTTGATAAATTATATGGATATCCAATTAGTTATATTATGTtagtattttagaaaaaaaaaggggaaAAATGGATTGTTGTGAATAAAGTTTTACTGACGTGGATGAAATCCTTTTATGGGTTAGTTGTAgctttgattttttatatacttttaacaTTAAGTAAATAAGGATTGGGTGGGAAATAAAATGTTGGGGTTGTGAATTGTTAAACTGTTTTTGTAGTATTAGTATTACAATAGTATATTAGAAAAATGGAGGCAGGATTTTGTGTCAATGGTTCACTTCAGTATACCAAAGTGGGGTCTTGGAATTCTATCATGGAAGTTGCAGTGCGTATGTGTTCTTTGAGTGGCCATGTATATAaattcttccttttattttagcCGCGGGTCCCGGTGGTGGTTAATATGCATTAAGTGTTAATATGGTATCTTGATATGTGTGTTGTTTATAACCTTTGAAACGCCTAATAAACAATAGCATATATTGTTTTATGTGATGAGTTACGGGAATTCAAGTTTGAATTCATGGTCCgctttaattaacatttatattatagatattaatataatggtAAGAAAACCATGATTGGTTGTTTTGTTTTAACTCATATGTGCAGTGTATATTATTAACCACAAATTTCAAGTGATGTAATggatttaaatttatgaatgtaTAAGTGTTTGTTCATGTTATGAATATGATCTATGAGGTGCGATAGGAATTTAATGGAAGTGCTTGTATTTTCTGTTGGGTGTTTTATGGTTGCACATGACGATTGGGGTATGCCAGAATCTAGTACAACCAGTCAATTTATGCTACTAGAGTAGTGTCTAGTGGTGTGGGTTGGACCGTCAGGCGGTCTACAggcaccgccaggcgatagagcATAGGCATGGGTCCATTgcagatggatttgcatggatgggtttgatagcttggtcagggatatgctggattagttacgagcggggaggttcgtaacggagatttgagatgcgtgattgatgcgggcggggaggtccgtatctgttgtactcttgtgtggggatacgagcggggaggttcgtatgttccgtgctcacacttgaggctgctatgagcggggaggttcatagtaggtgttcacgcatgttggactacgagcgggcaggttcgtagagttggactacgggcggggaggtccgtagagttggaccacgagcgggtaggttcgtgggagcatgataatccctaaggaccaaggttgtgaatggatctttctcatataggttatgagattggggtataatgttatagaaaggtcaataatctaaaattgattaagttggactgggtgagggtcaattcttattattttattgtttgtattatttttcttttcagctcacccttgcttgtttgtgtgtttgtgtttggcaatgatcacgtgacttgttacgtgggagcagacGTGAATTCAGGTGATCATGCTGATGCTTAGCAACAGAGCGGGGCTACTGATGGGGGATTTTCTTTATGTTATGCTTCCCTACcttttgtaatagacattatgatgttttatccattatgaacttgtaataaagatgaGATAGTACGAATGGATTATAGCGAGACTAGTTTGAAATTTCCTGCGCTTGGGAATTTATTGTAATGTCTGATtttcttaaagtatattttgtgaaaaatcagttttatttagtaatatccatctggggtgttacatccgaaatttatttttcagtttaattatgaaaatgatgtaaaaatatgcctTTCGAAATTatttctacaaaaataattaataacgaaaattttaaaattgtaataaaataaggtttaaaaagtaattattaattattaaattttttattacattattttataaatatttttttaatgaaatatgttattttcatttatacatattaatatttttttctacaacaaatcaaacttttataatgataattgctaatcatatttaaaataaaggacaatttgtaaatcttgttttttcttgatttaaatataatttttaatatatcacattcatcaaatcactcacaaacttcaacaaaatttactctaaatcctctcactttcacctttaatccccttaaagtaaaaaagacaagcttcacactctaatccacttgaattcatcatctctgTAACATTCTGTCaagatattacggatttaaaataaataaaatagataaaacaatCATTACATCGcaattaataatacctcatttcccataAAGCACgtgaaatttaaaactttattacttccaattaaaattccaaaatccatagtttataaaacgtaaaataataaaaaaaaacctctcataagagtttacaatttatttccaaaacaaaagaTATATCTATAGCTCCCATGCTATCCCCGCTCCATGGCTAAGtctcaccagaaccacctgcatcaacatcatctgccTACGAgtaccacgtacacgatcatcaccaaacacaagcagatagggtgagcttagtagataaaacatatacaaatatatatacatatataccaCATGTCAATATAAACTACATAAACATTCCAAAGGACTTCCATtctgatgagtacgtatttttgccctcatttaatgtttaattctgggtatttaattgaatttgtgtgcctaaagagtgatttaattgataattttgataattaggttgtttgagcttgtgtgataaaaatgtcttaaaaagtgatttttagctgcataaattatttttggatattttaacgttttttgatgcagctgaagttaagttttaagctcatttagaggtgtggaaataaattgattaaagcttcatgacaccttaaatataaatcaaagaataagaaattatcaaaagcacaaaaattcaggccaagcattacatgaagacggcaagaaaagcttgaaaaagtgaagaagtttggctaaaccaagaagagaggaaagaaaaattggaccttgcggttttctttatctttatgatagaagataatttggtaaaatatatctttagatattttatttgatatttttaaataattatcttatttaattatatcataaaatattaaaagataataactaccaaatctttttaaatatgacaagatcttcttgaatctttttagttccacaacaaacaaatatatcttgaagatattggattatttagaagataatttaaggagattgcaaagggttgatttggaaaattaatacaaatattaattggtgataatttatcatatatctttaagtaattaattaatttaattatattagatattgatattatcaaccaattatatttgtcaaatagtctatatctctccaagtatttttaaatatttatatttatctttatttcaaaagatatttgagagattttagcaacagaaaagcccagtccaattcctatataaagagaccaagggagaagtagaaaacaagctcgggacttcggagttttggaacccttaggggtgcctaatttcgtttcctttctctctcttttcttctctctattcttctttttattttgtattccatggattgctaaacttcttaggttgattccattgtaatttcattatggattttgaggttagaatgaattaatttctttgttctttttattattgttgaggttttaattcatctatgtcttttatctttgaatctcgtaaaaagtaatgattttaaatctatatgcatgttgatcatatgagttcaagggtttttaaatttaattgagactttactttgattttatttagaaactttcatgtgattaaatgagtttttaccaataattgagactttactttggttaaaggtatttactctaatgaaaattaatcgagactttactttgattaattaagctttttatttggtgaggagataaaagaatagacatgattaggcatagtaaaatttgattgagactatactttgattgaatttactatggata carries:
- the LOC114188830 gene encoding uncharacterized protein LOC114188830, whose product is MAGGRGRRIGANNSADEIAHAIHRLVDAMQPQQVVLPQPAPRPVSMDDFMRHKPAKFNGKATPDDADAWIRECEKILRVLGCSDEQKLTYATFLLVSDAEYWWVGMQQQMGTREEEVNWENFKKRFMEKYFPDSAKHEREVEFLTLQQGNMTVQAYVNRFEYLARFYTQNITEEWRCRKFERGLRHELLRVLVPLRIREFPLLVEQAKSVEQLEMGPSRVARPQRNVAEARHQKKPYNQPQTSPSGLKCFQCGGAHLKRDCPRLARNAGSSGGGRKCFVCDQPGHFADRCPNKKTVTESRPQLLSTERPRAAGRVFALTSAEANRSGNLIQDTCVMMGQNVWVLFDSGASHSFISNICVGRLGLEVHDLGCELVVSTPTSGQVTTSTSCDGCSIEVAGRRFKVNLICLPLEDLDVILGMD